The Deltaproteobacteria bacterium genome contains the following window.
TCTTTGCCCTGACCATGGAAGATGAACGCAAATTAGGCGATCAGGTGGTCCGGGAGGTTGAAAGCAAATTCCAGTTGGTCCGGGATCCCTTGATTCTGGAATATCTCAATAAGCTGGGCCAGGAAATCCTTAAACAAGCCGGGCCGCAGCCCTATCCCTTCCGCTTTTACCTCTTGAAAGATCCCCAGTTGAATGCCTTTTCGGTTCCCGGCGGACATATTTTTGTCACCACGGGGATCATTGAAATCATGGACTCGGAAGGGGAACTGGCCGGCCTGTTGGGCCATGAAATCACCCATGTCACCCACCATCACATTGCCAAACAGATGGAGCAGCAGAAAAAGGTCGGTCTGGCCACCATGGCCGTGGCCTTGCTCGGCGTCTTGGCCGGAGACCCCAGAATAGCCAGTGCCGCCATTACCGGTTCCATGGCCACCGCCCAGACCCTGGCCCTTAAATACAGCCGGGAAGACGAAGACGACGCCGACAATTCGGGATATAAGTTTATGTCCAAGGCCGGCTTTGATCCCAAGTATATGATCGATCTCCTTGACAAGCTGCGGCGCTGGGGATCATTCGGATCCGAAGGGGTCCCGGCTTATATGCAGACCCATCCCCTGACCGGAGACCGGATGTCGCATGTCGAAAATCTGCTGCATCAATATGCCGGCCAGGGCCCTTGGGAGCGGAAGAGTTCCGATGAATTTCGCCGCCTCCAGACCATCATCCTGACCAAATATGGGGATTTGCAAAAGGCTCAAAGCCGTTTCCAATCCTGGTCCAAAGATACCCAATCCTTATTCTGGGTCCATTATGGTCAGGGTTGGATGGCTATCCGGGAAGGGAAATTCGAGGCGGCTATCGATCAATTGAATAAGGCTTTAAGTATGAGACCCCAGGATCATTATATTCTGAGAGACCTCGGCCAAGCTTTTTTCTTAAAGGGAGATTTGGCCCAGGCTATTCAAAAATTGGGTCAAGCCTCGATCCTCGACCCGAAAGACGGGAATGCTGCTTTTTTTCTGGCCCGGGCCTACCAGGAGAAAGGGGAATATCCATTGGCCCTGGAAAATTTCCAAAGGGCCAAGAAGCTTGGTACAGAAGGAGAGGATCTCCATCATTATATGGGAATGGCCTATGGAAGCTTGAACAATCTCAGCCAGGCCCATTATCATTTTGGGAAATCCTTCCAATTGAAGGGGGATAAAGTAAAGGCCCTCTTTCACTTTCGGACCGCCTTAAAATATGTTGGAAACGATCCGGTGCAAAAAGACCAGGTAGAAAAAGAAATCAAAAATCTGGACTCGGAAAAGGCAAAAGGAAAGAGACCGGAGCCTTTTTAAAGGAATGACCCGAGTGGGAGTCAAAGGACTTTATTTTATTTTTTCCTGGGTGCTATTGCTGATCGGCCCGGCTTGGGCTTCTGACCCACCACGGCCGGCTCCTGGGGAGATTTCAGAACAAAGAATCTTCAAGACCCTGGAAGAGCTCCAGGCCTTCGGGAATCGGACCACCTGGGAAAAACAGGATCAGGTTGCGGAATATCTTTACCGGCAACTCAAATCATACCCGAACTTAGAAGTCAGTTATCATTTTTACCAGCATGGCGGGAAAACATGGAAAAATGTGGTGGCCCGCTGTCCCGGAAGAAAAAATCCCCAAAAAATTTATATCCTTTGCGCCCATTATGATTCCCACCCTGACGGACTGAAATGGAGTGGAACGGCCCCCGGTGTCGACGATAACGGCACCGGTGTGGCGGTTTTATTGGAAGGGGCCCGTGTTATGGCCGGGAATCCCGGCCATAACACAATGGAGTGGATCTTTTTTTCCAATGAAGAACAGGGTCATAGAGGCAGCCTGGCCTATGTGGAAGATCTCTTCCGTCAGGGAATTCCCATTGCCGGAGTCGTCAATATCGACACCATCGGGTATACCCAGCCCTC
Protein-coding sequences here:
- a CDS encoding M48 family metalloprotease produces the protein MKNFFKLFVGLLCCLFIILSSHWIPLKEGQVFALTMEDERKLGDQVVREVESKFQLVRDPLILEYLNKLGQEILKQAGPQPYPFRFYLLKDPQLNAFSVPGGHIFVTTGIIEIMDSEGELAGLLGHEITHVTHHHIAKQMEQQKKVGLATMAVALLGVLAGDPRIASAAITGSMATAQTLALKYSREDEDDADNSGYKFMSKAGFDPKYMIDLLDKLRRWGSFGSEGVPAYMQTHPLTGDRMSHVENLLHQYAGQGPWERKSSDEFRRLQTIILTKYGDLQKAQSRFQSWSKDTQSLFWVHYGQGWMAIREGKFEAAIDQLNKALSMRPQDHYILRDLGQAFFLKGDLAQAIQKLGQASILDPKDGNAAFFLARAYQEKGEYPLALENFQRAKKLGTEGEDLHHYMGMAYGSLNNLSQAHYHFGKSFQLKGDKVKALFHFRTALKYVGNDPVQKDQVEKEIKNLDSEKAKGKRPEPF
- a CDS encoding M20/M25/M40 family metallo-hydrolase, producing the protein MGVKGLYFIFSWVLLLIGPAWASDPPRPAPGEISEQRIFKTLEELQAFGNRTTWEKQDQVAEYLYRQLKSYPNLEVSYHFYQHGGKTWKNVVARCPGRKNPQKIYILCAHYDSHPDGLKWSGTAPGVDDNGTGVAVLLEGARVMAGNPGHNTMEWIFFSNEEQGHRGSLAYVEDLFRQGIPIAGVVNIDTIGYTQPSLRTLWQEASKKGVITRLGFLAKQLLKKPIYYLQTGFKDPDELLRVGGRPANSALVDKIYGLLKGAESGIKRDVGPQCG